From Aedes albopictus strain Foshan chromosome 1, AalbF5, whole genome shotgun sequence, one genomic window encodes:
- the LOC109399008 gene encoding chorion peroxidase yields the protein MMTRKVLLLSLYSAVLCTWFGIDAVQGRLSKSGSDIPNLNYTVVQKPDEGDGCEQNEVCLASVECTLDAVAKSNLKPCSSVPSVDGVCCPSSGLNETSSQAQKRTEQLVLSAIHEGRREFDEKLRLEDKHRTVMTAKEKPESLFHRMLLPGGLKTSGKDVQDPEEEANVYGHVFASRKFAELTNMTLEERQGDRFARVPRAIRKRCLPPVPCNPNARYRTINGSCNNPIHTSWGMEGYPFDRVLYPAYEDGVWAPRIHSVTGNLLPSARTVSVALFPDEYRPDPRLNILFMQMGQFIAHDFTLSRSFTTKHGDPIECCTHNCTAPLFGPHRHFACFPIEVSPNDPFYSRFGVRCLNLVRIRLAQGPECQLGYAKQADLVTHFLDASTVYGSTDDVAAELRTFQQGRLRDSFPNGIELLPFARDRRVCVPWARVCYEAGDIRVNQLLGLTMVHTLFMREHNRLAVGLSQVNPHWDDERLYQEARRILIAELQNVIFNEFLPILLGHERVQQLGLVDPLDSYTNYYDPNLRPMTFAEVAAAAHRYGHSLVEGFFRLLTREEPPEDVFIKDIFNDPSKTLEPNSFDVMMFSFGQQPMEQMDRFITFGLTRFLFKERKPFGSDLASLNIQRGRDFAVRPYNDYREWAGLGRITDFSQLGEVGALLAQVYESPDDVDLWPGGVLEPPAEGAVVGPTFVALLSAGYTRYKRADRYYFTNGPEVNPGAFTLQQLGELRRTTLASIICANADHREDFYQAPEAFLQSSSDNVPVPCVNYPNVNLGLWAEGGF from the exons AGTCGAGTGCACCTTGGACGCCGTGGCAAAGTCCAACTTGAAGCCATGCTCGTCTGTGCCCAGCGTCGATGGAGTTTGTTGCCCGTCCAGCGGGCTCAACGAAACTAGCAGCCAAGCCCAGAAGCGCACCGAGCAGTTGGTGCTGAGTGCCATTCACGAAGGTCGTCGCGAGTTCGACGAGAAGCTTCGCCTTGAAGACAAACACCGCACGGTGATGACTGCGAAGGAGAAACCGGAATCCTTGTTCCACCGTATGCTTCTTCCCGGAGGATTGAAGACCTCTGGTAAGGACGTCCAAGATCCGGAGGAGGAGGCCAATGTTTACGGGCACGTTTTCGCTAGCCGAAAATTTGCCGAGTTGACCAATATGACCCTGGAGGAACGTCAAGGAGACCGGTTTGCGAGGGTTCCTAGGGCGATACGGAAACGGTGTCTACCGCCTGTGCCATGCAATCCCAACGCCCGCTACCGAACGATCAACGGGTCGTGTAACAACCCGATTCACACGAGCTGGGGCATGGAGGGTTACCCGTTCGACCGAGTGTTGTACCCGGCGTACGAGGATGGCGTGTGGGCTCCAAG AATCCATTCGGTGACCGGAAACTTGTTGCCCAGCGCCAGAACTGTTTCCGTTGCGCTTTTCCCGGATGAGTACAGGCCGGATCCGCGGCTGAACATCCTGTTCATGCAGATGGGCCAGTTCATAGCACACGACTTCACCCTTAGCCGTAGTTTCACCACAAAACATGGAGATCCTATCGAGTGTTGTACCCACAACTGTACGGCGCCACTTTTCGGGCCTCACCGGCACTTTGCCTGCTTCCCGATTGAAGTCAGCCCAAACGATCCATTCTACTCCAGATTCGGGGTACGCTGCTTGAACCTGGTCCGGATCCGGCTTGCCCAAGGACCCGAATGCCAGCTAGGATATGCCAAACAAGCCGATTTGGTGACCCACTTCCTCGATGCGTCCACTGTCTACGGTTCGACTGATGATGTGGCCGCAGAGCTCCGGACATTCCAGCAGGGTAGACTACGTGACTCGTTCCCAAATGGAATTGAGTTGCTTCCATTCGCGAGAGATCGTCGGGTATGCGTGCCTTGGGCTCGGGTTTGCTATGAAGCTGGCGACATTCGGGTGAATCAGCTGCTGGGATTGACCATGGTGCACACGTTGTTCATGAGAGAACACAATCGACTGGCAGTGGGCTTGAGTCAGGTCAACCCGCACTGGGACGACGAACGGTTGTACCAAGAAGCGCGCAGGATTCTCATTGCCGAACTCCAGAACGTCATTTTCAACGAGTTTCTGCCAATTTTGCTTGGTCACGAAAGGGTACAGCAGCTGGGCTTGGTCGATCCTTTGGATTCGTACACCAACTATTACGACCCGAACCTTCGTCCGATGACGTTTGCCGAGGTTGCTGCGGCAGCTCACCGCTACGGACATTCCCTCGTGGAAGGTTTCTTCAG ATTGCTCACCCGCGAAGAACCGCCGGAGGACGTTTTCATCAAGGACATCTTCAACGACccctccaagaccctcgagccgAACAGTTTCGACGTGATGATGTTCTCCTTTGGTCAGCAACCGATGGAACAGATGGACCGCTTCATCACGTTCGGTCTCACGCGGTTCCTCTTCAAGGAACGCAAACCTTTCGGATCAGATCTAGCCTCCCTGAACATCCAACGGGGTCGTGACTTTGCCGTGCGTCCGTACAACGACTACCGCGAGTGGGCTGGCCTAGGACGGATAACCGACTTCAGTCAGCTCGGTGAAGTGGGTGCCCTGTTGGCGCAGGTCTACGAATCCCCGGACGATGTGGATCTGTGGCCCGGTGGGGTGCTGGAACCGCCAGCGGAGGGTGCCGTTGTGGGTCCAACGTTCGTTGCCTTGTTGTCCGCTGGTTACACCCGCTACAAGCGTGCCGATCGGTACTATTTCACCAATGGTCCAGAGGTAAACCCGGGTGCCTTCACTCTACAGCAGCTGGGTGAGCTGAGGCGCACCACGCTGGCCAGTATCATTTGTGCCAATGCGGATCACAGGGAGGACTTTTATCAAGCCCCGGAAGCGTTCCTGCAGTCGAGCAGCGATAATGTTCCCGTCCCTTGTGTCAACTATCCCAACGTTAATTTGGGATTGTGGGCAGAGGGAGGATTTTAA
- the LOC109429357 gene encoding chorion peroxidase-like yields the protein MASEVRLRDFRSLVLCVWCVVSVHAAATNTNSLHPSGNPKGNPQLDTSGVCVQAEACLPEVECRAGKSERTPCWTANNTRGVCCAVPDSDDKLLISAAIEDGRREFKEKLGHIEQHRDEMAAKEKPLSLFHKLLKPSAGQEANGIKTDPKERAEAYESVFASRKYAEATNMTKEDRQGGRFPRHLAATVSWPYYGEFSSALCNPNARYRTYDGMCNNPVPERAAWGSAEYPFERLFTPAYEDGVWAPRSRSVTGNWLPSARTISTVLFPDVDRQDPQLNILFMQMGQFITHDIAQSQAVTLDDEKDIQCCASDGSQPLYGDKLHFACMPIDVSPNDPYYSQFGFRCMNFVRIKLACGPECYLGYANQANSVTHFIDASLVYGNSEAAAASLRTFQYGKLRSSHSTGIELLPFTRQPSDCVPWARVCFETGDFRANQLLAITQFQTMFLREHNRVAGGLNHINPHWDDERLFQEARRIVIAELQNIVFNEYLPVLLGSKKVMQFGLLDPVNGYGNSYSADIPPMTLTESAVAAFRFGHSTVDGFFRLLHRDAPAEDLHIKDLFFDPSKIHEPHSFDRMMYSFGQQSQQLADNSMSAGLTNHLFQKDNPFGFDLASLNIQRGRDFAVRPYNDYRVWAGLPRITDFYQLGEMGSLLAQIYESPEDIDLWVGGLYEAPSYGAVVGPTFSHLLAEMFYRLKRGDRYYFANGPEVNPGAFTPWQLGELRAITLAGLICSNVDDRYDFYQAPSAFYKSSWDNEPVPCASYRPLDLEAWRE from the exons ATGGCAAGCGAAGTAAGACTGCGGGACTTTCGCTCGTTAGTGTTATGTGTCTGGTGCGTGGTCTCGGTGCATGCTGCAGCTACAAATACCAACAGTTTGCACCCTTCCGGTAATCCCAAGGGTAATCCCCAATTAGATACAAGTG GTGTCTGCGTTCAAGCTGAAGCTTGCCTGCCCGAGGTAGAATGCAGGGCTGGAAAGTCCGAGCGGACGCCATGCTGGACTGCCAACAATACCCGCGGAGTTTGCTGCGCGGTTCCTGACTCAGACGACAAGCTATTGATCAGCGCCGCCATCGAAGATGGCCGCCGGGAGTTCAAGGAGAAACTCGGCCATATTGAACAACACCGGGACGAGATGGCCGCCAAAGAGAAACCGCTGTCGTTGTTTCACAAACTGTTGAAACCGTCAGCGGGTCAGGAGGCAAATGGCATCAAAACAGATCCAAAAGAGCGGGCCGAAGCGTATGAGAGTGTTTTTGCGAGCCGGAAATATGCCGAGGCGACCAATATGACGAAGGAGGACCGTCAAGGTGGTCGCTTTCCACGGCATCTGGCAGCAACCGTAAGTTGGCCGTACTATGGCGAGTTCAGTTCGGCTTTGTGCAATCCAAATGCACGGTACCGAACCTATGATGGAATGTGCAACAATCCCGTGCCAGAGAGAGCAGCGTGGGGATCCGCCGAGTACCCATTCGAGAGACTTTTTACACCGGCTTACGAGGATGGAGTTTGGGCGCCAAG ATCCCGCTCGGTGACCGGCAACTGGCTGCCCAGCGCTCGCACCATCTCCACAGTACTGTTCCCGGACGTTGACCGACAGGATCCCCAGCTGAACATCCTCTTCATGCAAATGGGACAGTTCATCACACACGACATCGCGCAAAGCCAGGCCGTCACGCTCGATGACGAAAAGGACATCCAATGTTGCGCTTCGGACGGTTCGCAACCACTGTACGGGGACAAGTTGCATTTTGCCTGCATGCCCATTGACGTTAGCCCAAATGACCCGTACTATTCGCAGTTTGGCTTCCGTTGTATGAACTTTGTGCGCATCAAGCTGGCTTGTGGACCCGAGTGCTACCTGGGCTATGCCAATCAAGCTAACTCCGTGACGCACTTCATAGACGCTTCGCTGGTTTATGGGAACAGTGAAGCTGCGGCTGCGTCCTTGCGAACATTCCAATATGGTAAACTACGTTCCTCGCATTCAACTGGAATCGAGTTGCTCCCATTCACGCGCCAGCCATCAGACTGCGTCCCTTGGGCTAGGGTGTGCTTCGAAACGGGAGACTTCCGCGCCAATCAACTGCTAGCGATAACCCAGTTCCAGACGATGTTCCTCAGAGAACACAACCGGGTTGCGGGTGGGCTCAATCACATCAATCCCCATTGGGACGACGAACGGCTTTTCCAGGAAGCCCGAAGAATTGTCATCGCCGAACTTCAGAACATAGTGTTCAACGAATACCTTCCCGTACTGCTCGGAAGTAAGAAAGTTATGCAATTCGGTTTGTTGGATCCCGTGAATGGCTACGGTAACTCATACAGTGCAGATATACCTCCGATGACTCTGACGGAGAGTGCGGTAGCAGCGTTCCGATTTGGACATTCCACTGTAGATGGATTCTTCAG ACTCCTGCATCGCGATGCTCCTGCGGAAGACCTTCACATAAAAGACCTCTTCTTCGACCCCTCGAAAATCCATGAACCGCACAGCTTCGACAGAATGATGTACTCCTTCGGCCAACAATCACAGCAGCTAGCGGACAACTCCATGTCCGCCGGCCTTACCAACCACCTATTCCAAAAAGACAACCCGTTCGGCTTTGACTTGGCCTCACTGAACATCCAACGAGGACGAGACTTTGCCGTACGTCCTTACAACGACTACCGGGTCTGGGCGGGGCTTCCTCGGATCACCGACTTCTACCAACTGGGTGAAATGGGCTCGCTGTTGGCGCAGATTTACGAGTCTCCCGAGGATATCGATCTGTGGGTGGGTGGTCTCTACGAAGCGCCCTCTTACGGTGCCGTCGTTGGACCAACCTTCAGTCACCTGCTAGCGGAGATGTTTTACCGATTGAAACGAGGCGATCGGTACTATTTTGCAAACGGACCGGAAGTGAATCCGGGCGCTTTCACCCCATGGCAACTGGGTGAGCTACGAGCGATCACGCTGGCTGGACTCATCTGCTCGAACGTGGATGATCGATACGATTTCTACCAGGCACCGAGTGCGTTCTACAAGTCGTCGTGGGATAATGAACCGGTGCCTTGTGCGAGCTATCGCCCGCTGGATCTAGAAGCTTGGCGAGAATAA